The Parolsenella catena region ACGACAAGCCCGAGACCATCCAGAAGCGCCTCGACGTCTACGAGAACCAGACGGCCCCGCTCGTCGAGTACTACCGCGGCAAGGAGCTGCTCAAGTCCGTTGACGGCGATCGTCCGGTTGACGAGGTCTACGCCGACGTCAAGGAGCTCCTCGGTCTATGATCATCATCAAGACCCCAGCAGAGATTGAGCAGATGAAGCCGGCGGGCGCCCTGTCCAAGCTCGCGCTTCGTCGTGTCGGCGCGATGATTCGACCCGGCGTCGATACTCTTGAGCTCGATCGTGTTGCCGAGAGCATCATTCGCATGCATGGCGGAACGCCCGCATTCAAGGGCTATGGTGGTTTTCCTGCGAGCATCTGCTGCTCTGTCAACAGCGAGATCGTCCATGGCATCCCGAGCTCCTCTCGCGTCCTGCAGGAGGGCGACATCGTTTCCATTGACACGGGAGCGGTGGTGAACGGCTGGGTTGGCGACAACGCATGGACGTTCTTCTGCGGAACGCCAAGCGTGGCCGACAAGGGCCTGTGCGAGGTCACGCGTGATTGCCTTAAGGCCGGCATCGAGGCCGCCGTGCCCGGCAACCGCATCGGCGACATCGGCCATGCGGTGCAGAGCCTTGCGGAGGCAAACGGCTACAGCGTCGTGCGCGACTACGTTGGCCATGGGGTTGGACGGGCCATGCACGAGGAGCCCAACGTTGCCAACTACGGCAAGAAGGGCCGTGGCGTTCGCCTCCAGGCGGGCATGGTCATCGCCATCGAGCCGATGATCTGCCTGGGCGGGTACGAGAGCCACGTCATGCCCAACCGCTGGACCGTCGTCACCAATGATGGGGGTGCCGCGGCCCACTACGAGAACACGATTGCCATCACGGAGGATGGTCCCGTCATCCTCACCCAGGACCAGGACGGCCCGTGGTGCGCAATGGCGGGCGGTACTGCCGAGCAGGCCTAGGCCCGTTGTCGTATGAGTTGTGGA contains the following coding sequences:
- the map gene encoding type I methionyl aminopeptidase, which codes for MIIIKTPAEIEQMKPAGALSKLALRRVGAMIRPGVDTLELDRVAESIIRMHGGTPAFKGYGGFPASICCSVNSEIVHGIPSSSRVLQEGDIVSIDTGAVVNGWVGDNAWTFFCGTPSVADKGLCEVTRDCLKAGIEAAVPGNRIGDIGHAVQSLAEANGYSVVRDYVGHGVGRAMHEEPNVANYGKKGRGVRLQAGMVIAIEPMICLGGYESHVMPNRWTVVTNDGGAAAHYENTIAITEDGPVILTQDQDGPWCAMAGGTAEQA